The following coding sequences are from one Alphaproteobacteria bacterium window:
- a CDS encoding metalloregulator ArsR/SmtB family transcription factor encodes MMTLPSAPPSSRPCAPEAALEADLDRLFRALANRHRRAMLDRLAGGPAKVTDLAAPFAMALPSASKHIRVLEQAGLVRRAIDGRVHRCTLDPAALEVVETWLAGNRRLWRATLQSLARFAEDGGEGG; translated from the coding sequence ATGATGACTTTGCCCTCTGCCCCGCCTTCTTCCCGGCCCTGTGCGCCAGAAGCGGCGCTCGAGGCCGATCTCGACCGGCTGTTCCGCGCCCTGGCCAACCGCCACCGCCGCGCCATGCTCGACCGTCTGGCCGGAGGTCCGGCCAAGGTAACCGACCTGGCCGCTCCCTTCGCCATGGCCCTGCCGTCAGCCTCCAAGCACATCCGGGTGCTGGAGCAGGCCGGTCTGGTCCGGCGGGCCATTGACGGCCGCGTCCACCGCTGCACCCTGGATCCCGCCGCCCTCGAGGTGGTGGAGACCTGGCTCGCCGGCAACCGTCGCCTGTGGCGGGCCACCCTGCAGTCCCTGGCGCGCTTCGCCGAAGACGGCGGCGAAGGTGGCTGA
- a CDS encoding SRPBCC domain-containing protein, with protein MADLHLVMRQFVRATPARLFEAWTTPTQFCRWWTPPDVVRVEAAFDLKVGGAYRIVNHFADGRRITIAGLYQVIEPPHRLVFTWQTDITPQALERVTVRFEGTTDGTDITVIHKRIATADQRDSHARGWRGCLAGLTDSFSQAPSSSVALPSASPRPTLRT; from the coding sequence GTGGCTGACCTCCATCTGGTGATGCGCCAGTTCGTGCGGGCGACGCCGGCGCGCCTTTTTGAAGCCTGGACCACGCCGACCCAGTTTTGTCGCTGGTGGACGCCGCCGGACGTGGTGCGGGTGGAGGCGGCGTTCGACCTCAAGGTCGGCGGCGCTTACCGCATCGTCAACCACTTCGCCGACGGCCGGCGCATCACCATTGCCGGCCTCTACCAGGTGATTGAACCGCCGCACCGGCTGGTCTTCACCTGGCAGACGGATATCACGCCGCAGGCGTTGGAGCGGGTCACCGTGCGCTTCGAGGGGACGACCGACGGCACCGACATCACGGTCATTCACAAACGCATCGCCACAGCGGACCAGCGTGACAGCCACGCCCGTGGCTGGCGCGGCTGCCTCGCTGGCCTCACCGACTCTTTCAGCCAGGCCCCGTCCTCCTCCGTCGCATTGCCGTCGGCATCGCCGCGCCCTACCCTGCGGACCTGA
- the aroA gene encoding 3-phosphoshikimate 1-carboxyvinyltransferase, whose translation MSDATTARHPPQPPPEADAAGLTLISSPSGPLTGRAPVPGDKSVSHRALMLGSQAVGVTHISGLLEGEDIFATADALRAMGVTVERRGAGQWQVTGVGVGGLAEPAAILDLGNSGTSTRLLMGLIAGHAMRATLTGDRSLTRRPMERVMAPLRLMGAHFDARAGGLLPLTMTGASDPLPIHYVSPVASAQVKSAVLLAGLNAPGATTVVEPAPTRDHTELMLRHFGARVDVVATPEGRAVTLVGRPELTAAPIIVPGDISSAAFVLVAALLTPGSDMVVENVGLNPLRSGILLCLREMGAQIQHLNPRRAGGEDVADLHVKAGPLRGITVPAARAPSMIDEYPVLAMAAAAAQGTTRFDGVAELRVKESDRLAAIARGLAAAGVDVAEQPDSLVIGGKGRATDIPGGCAVAADHDHRIAMSFLVLGLAAARPVRVSGAETVATSFPGFAELMNRLGGAIRPANQP comes from the coding sequence ATGAGTGACGCCACCACCGCCCGCCACCCGCCACAGCCGCCGCCAGAGGCCGACGCGGCCGGCCTGACCCTAATCAGCAGCCCGTCCGGGCCACTGACCGGGCGGGCGCCGGTTCCCGGCGACAAGTCGGTGTCCCATCGGGCCCTGATGCTGGGCAGCCAGGCGGTGGGCGTCACCCACATCAGCGGCCTGCTGGAAGGCGAAGACATTTTTGCCACCGCCGACGCGTTGCGGGCCATGGGCGTCACGGTGGAGCGACGCGGCGCCGGCCAGTGGCAGGTGACCGGTGTCGGGGTCGGCGGCCTGGCCGAGCCTGCCGCCATTCTGGACCTGGGCAATTCCGGCACCAGTACGCGCCTGCTCATGGGGCTGATCGCCGGCCATGCCATGCGCGCCACCCTGACCGGCGACCGCTCGCTCACCCGCCGGCCGATGGAGCGGGTGATGGCGCCGCTGCGCCTGATGGGGGCGCATTTCGATGCCCGCGCCGGTGGCCTCTTGCCGCTGACCATGACCGGCGCCAGCGACCCTCTGCCCATCCACTACGTCTCGCCGGTAGCCTCGGCCCAGGTCAAAAGCGCTGTGCTGCTGGCCGGCCTCAACGCTCCGGGCGCCACCACGGTGGTTGAACCGGCGCCGACCCGCGACCATACGGAGCTGATGCTGCGCCATTTCGGCGCGCGGGTGGACGTTGTCGCCACGCCTGAGGGGCGCGCCGTGACCCTGGTCGGCCGGCCGGAACTGACCGCGGCGCCGATCATCGTGCCGGGCGACATCTCCTCCGCCGCCTTCGTCCTGGTGGCCGCCCTGCTGACGCCGGGCTCGGACATGGTGGTGGAGAATGTCGGCCTCAATCCTCTGCGCAGCGGCATCCTGCTGTGCCTGCGGGAAATGGGCGCCCAGATCCAGCACCTGAACCCGCGCCGGGCCGGCGGCGAGGACGTCGCCGATCTGCATGTGAAGGCGGGACCACTGCGCGGCATCACCGTGCCCGCCGCCCGCGCACCATCCATGATCGATGAATATCCGGTTCTGGCCATGGCGGCGGCGGCGGCGCAGGGCACAACCCGCTTCGACGGAGTCGCGGAATTGCGCGTCAAGGAAAGCGACCGTCTGGCGGCCATCGCCCGTGGGCTGGCCGCCGCCGGCGTTGACGTGGCGGAGCAACCGGACAGCCTGGTTATCGGCGGCAAGGGCCGGGCCACCGATATCCCGGGCGGCTGTGCGGTGGCGGCCGATCACGACCACCGTATCGCCATGAGCTTTCTGGTTCTCGGGCTGGCCGCGGCGCGGCCCGTCCGGGTCAGCGGGGCAGAGACCGTGGCCACCAGTTTCCCCGGCTTCGCCGAGCTGATGAACCGGCTGGGCGGCGCCATCCGGCCGGCCAACCAGCCCTGA
- a CDS encoding serine hydrolase domain-containing protein, with translation MTGFSSAGADRAVACFNGWHEPDGPAAGLALIGADGRMVCHWRGRQRADGPMAGPDTLFFVSSVAKTVTALLIHRLARAGHLSLSQDLRALLPGLRLPVRVPLAALLSMTSGLLDGPTVRLLTGHDAGPPDGAGWRAVLDAGIVPVDPVGGRFLYTHLNYVLAVLAAEAATGRSRQCLLAEEIARPLTAPGLRLVEDRAAADSAERAGMARGHAPFGAGLAEVRSWGVFGPSGLAGRLADLARLAWALRDNGPAAALSWPTRLTDGTTLTYGQGLRLDRLHGLTVRYHGGMQPGSESVIAWLPDYGLGLVYTVARSGIAIRPRLARLIERICDLPSADGAPTHGRTGPVSGSTTAGGAGRYMDPQTGETLTLGASGAGGLDGDLLGLPVALHPVAGGAYESGFGASAPTRLAPDRDGSFTLHWGGRRSRLVRLPDQRPPAPAVDPAPYVGRYSHAATGAVHTVSADDDGDLTITYGPATAGQPPTPSPTLTPLAADYPGLFQLRTADGQSHALAFDPPGPDGRSAVFRHTSYGATGLVFRRCGRT, from the coding sequence ATGACGGGGTTTTCGTCAGCCGGCGCCGACCGCGCCGTCGCCTGCTTCAACGGCTGGCACGAGCCGGACGGGCCGGCGGCCGGCCTCGCCCTGATCGGCGCCGATGGCCGGATGGTGTGCCACTGGCGCGGGCGACAGCGTGCGGACGGGCCGATGGCCGGTCCCGACACGCTCTTTTTTGTCTCGTCGGTGGCCAAGACCGTGACCGCACTGCTCATCCACCGTCTGGCTCGGGCCGGCCACCTGTCCCTGTCACAGGACCTTCGTGCGCTCCTGCCGGGGCTGCGCCTGCCGGTCCGTGTGCCGCTGGCCGCTCTGCTGTCCATGACCAGCGGCCTGCTGGACGGGCCAACCGTCCGGCTGCTGACCGGCCATGACGCCGGGCCGCCCGACGGCGCGGGCTGGCGGGCGGTGCTGGACGCCGGCATCGTGCCGGTGGACCCGGTGGGCGGGCGCTTCCTCTATACCCACCTGAACTACGTGCTTGCGGTTCTGGCCGCCGAGGCGGCCACCGGCCGCTCGCGCCAATGCCTGCTGGCCGAAGAGATTGCCCGGCCGCTGACCGCTCCGGGCCTGCGCCTGGTGGAAGACCGGGCGGCGGCCGACAGCGCCGAGCGGGCCGGCATGGCGCGTGGCCATGCTCCGTTCGGCGCGGGCCTGGCAGAAGTGCGGTCATGGGGAGTGTTCGGCCCGTCCGGACTCGCCGGCCGCCTGGCGGACCTGGCCCGCCTGGCCTGGGCCCTGCGTGATAATGGTCCGGCCGCCGCCCTGTCATGGCCGACCCGGCTGACCGACGGAACCACCCTCACCTATGGCCAGGGCCTGCGCCTCGACCGCCTGCACGGCCTGACGGTGCGCTATCACGGCGGCATGCAACCGGGCTCGGAGTCGGTCATCGCCTGGCTGCCCGACTATGGTCTGGGCCTGGTCTATACGGTCGCCCGGAGCGGCATCGCCATCCGGCCGCGACTGGCCCGGCTGATCGAGCGGATCTGCGACCTGCCGTCAGCCGACGGTGCGCCGACTCATGGCCGCACCGGGCCCGTCAGTGGCTCAACCACGGCCGGCGGCGCCGGCCGCTATATGGACCCGCAGACCGGCGAGACGCTGACGCTTGGCGCCTCCGGCGCCGGTGGTCTCGACGGCGACCTTCTGGGTCTGCCGGTGGCCCTGCATCCGGTAGCTGGCGGCGCCTATGAAAGCGGCTTCGGCGCCAGCGCGCCGACCCGTCTGGCGCCGGACCGGGATGGTTCCTTCACCCTCCACTGGGGCGGCCGCCGCAGTCGCCTGGTGCGCCTGCCCGACCAGCGCCCACCCGCGCCGGCGGTGGATCCGGCGCCCTATGTGGGCCGCTACAGCCATGCAGCAACCGGCGCCGTTCATACGGTCAGCGCCGACGATGATGGCGACCTGACCATCACTTACGGCCCGGCAACCGCCGGCCAGCCCCCGACTCCGTCGCCAACCCTGACGCCGCTGGCGGCCGATTATCCCGGCCTGTTCCAGCTCCGCACGGCCGATGGCCAGAGTCACGCCCTGGCCTTCGACCCGCCCGGCCCGGATGGCCGCAGCGCCGTCTTTCGCCACACCTCCTATGGGGCGACCGGCCTGGTATTCCGGCGGTGTGGGCGGACCTGA
- a CDS encoding FYDLN acid domain-containing protein — translation MASADLGFKRMCLSCGARFYDLNREPIICPKCGSEHNPNAQKARRRAASAEPAVAAVAVAAVAADDSAEDAELEDVEDDEDAGIPEVDDEDDDDEEVAAGAGTKVKAKRRYAADDDDTTISLDEAAAEEGESDDDDDDDDDDDVDVLDDLDDVDDDDLDDDDDEDVDDDDDLDEKSVI, via the coding sequence TTGGCCAGTGCCGACCTTGGCTTCAAGCGGATGTGCCTCAGTTGCGGCGCCCGTTTCTATGATCTCAATCGCGAGCCCATCATCTGCCCCAAGTGTGGCAGCGAGCACAATCCGAACGCCCAGAAGGCGCGCCGCCGCGCGGCGTCGGCGGAGCCGGCCGTGGCGGCCGTGGCGGTGGCGGCCGTCGCCGCCGACGATTCGGCGGAGGATGCCGAGCTGGAGGATGTAGAAGACGATGAGGACGCGGGCATCCCCGAGGTGGACGACGAGGATGACGACGATGAGGAGGTCGCCGCCGGTGCCGGCACCAAGGTGAAGGCCAAACGCCGCTATGCCGCCGATGACGACGACACCACCATCTCGCTTGACGAAGCCGCGGCGGAGGAAGGCGAGAGCGACGACGACGATGATGATGATGACGACGACGACGTCGATGTTCTCGACGATCTCGACGACGTGGACGACGACGACCTGGACGACGATGACGACGAGGACGTTGACGACGACGATGATCTGGATGAGAAGAGCGTCATCTGA
- a CDS encoding SRPBCC domain-containing protein, translated as MSEPIHQDVVLPAPPAAVYAALTDGKAFAAFSGGTAQIETEVGGAFSLFDGRITGRTIEAIPASRLVQAWRAGNWDDGVYSLVRFDLAAEGKGTRLTLTHDAFPDAMRPHLEGGWPAMYWQPLTKHFT; from the coding sequence ATGAGCGAACCCATCCACCAGGACGTCGTGTTGCCGGCGCCGCCGGCGGCGGTCTATGCGGCGTTGACCGACGGCAAGGCGTTCGCCGCCTTCAGTGGCGGCACGGCGCAAATCGAGACCGAGGTCGGCGGCGCGTTCTCGCTGTTCGACGGCCGCATCACCGGCCGCACCATCGAGGCGATCCCGGCCAGCCGCCTGGTCCAGGCGTGGCGGGCGGGCAACTGGGACGATGGGGTCTATTCGCTGGTGCGGTTCGACCTGGCGGCAGAGGGTAAGGGGACGCGACTGACCCTCACGCACGATGCCTTTCCCGACGCCATGCGGCCCCATCTGGAGGGTGGCTGGCCGGCCATGTACTGGCAGCCGCTGACCAAACACTTCACCTGA
- a CDS encoding CocE/NonD family hydrolase produces the protein MTEFPTPFRVIENLWVTLPDGERMAARAWMPEGSETKPVPAIIKYIPYRKRDRTRGGDEALMPYFAGHGYACLRVDMRGSGDSDGLMEDEYLEQELQDGKDAIAWIAEQPWCDGNVGIIGISWSGFNGLQIAARRPPALKAVITACSTDDRYADDMHYMGGCLLNDCLDWGASFFNTLHTPPDPEIRDDWRQQWIRRLDNGTFPMAAWLKHQRRDAFWKHGSVNEDWSAIQCPVFAMGGWMDGYSNAIPRLLENLTVPRMGLIGPWAHLYGHQGRPGPAMDFLAMCVRWWDQWLKGVDTGVTREPMLRAYMQERVPARGLYDVCPGRWVAEDSWPSARITRQDWVLNGDGRLTPRPPGATREAAADPQAGADQTRLDLQSPQTVGIAGGEWCAYGTGGYGPQFPADQRQDDARSLVFESEPLQERVEILGQPRVRLRLAVDRPAAFVAVRLNDVHTDGSVSRASFGVLNLTHRNGSESPQAIEPGETMTVDVKLNDIAYAFEAGHRIRFAISTTYWPMIWPSPEPVTLSLWAGASHLSLPLRPARPADSELDLGEPVVLAGMAGEALEAPSGERVLHHDFGDDTVVIEASENAGRFRIGDTGTELSGEQSERFEIREGDPLSCASEITKTMAFHRDGWTIHVEATAALTATVDSWLLKGHIRVTEGDKVVFEKIYDCPTPRDHC, from the coding sequence ATGACAGAGTTTCCGACACCGTTCCGGGTGATCGAGAATCTGTGGGTGACGCTGCCGGACGGTGAACGCATGGCGGCGCGGGCCTGGATGCCGGAGGGGTCGGAGACGAAACCGGTGCCGGCGATCATCAAGTATATCCCCTATCGCAAGCGCGACCGCACCCGTGGCGGCGACGAGGCCCTGATGCCCTACTTCGCCGGCCATGGCTATGCCTGCCTGCGCGTCGACATGCGCGGCTCCGGCGATTCCGACGGGCTGATGGAGGACGAGTATCTTGAGCAGGAGCTGCAGGACGGTAAGGACGCCATCGCCTGGATTGCGGAGCAGCCGTGGTGCGACGGCAATGTGGGCATCATCGGCATATCGTGGAGCGGCTTCAACGGCCTGCAGATCGCTGCCCGGCGTCCGCCGGCGCTGAAGGCGGTGATCACCGCCTGCTCCACCGATGACCGCTATGCCGACGACATGCACTACATGGGCGGTTGTCTGCTGAACGACTGTCTCGACTGGGGCGCCAGCTTCTTCAACACCCTGCATACGCCGCCGGACCCGGAGATTCGCGATGACTGGCGCCAGCAGTGGATACGCCGGCTGGACAACGGCACCTTCCCCATGGCGGCGTGGCTGAAACACCAGCGGCGCGACGCCTTCTGGAAGCATGGCAGCGTCAATGAGGACTGGTCCGCCATCCAGTGCCCGGTCTTTGCCATGGGCGGCTGGATGGACGGCTATTCCAACGCCATTCCACGCCTGCTGGAAAATCTGACGGTGCCGCGCATGGGGCTGATCGGGCCGTGGGCGCACCTCTATGGCCATCAGGGCCGGCCCGGCCCGGCCATGGACTTCCTGGCCATGTGCGTACGCTGGTGGGACCAGTGGTTGAAGGGCGTCGATACGGGCGTCACCCGCGAGCCCATGCTGCGCGCCTACATGCAGGAGCGGGTGCCGGCCAGGGGCCTGTATGACGTTTGTCCGGGCCGCTGGGTGGCGGAAGACAGCTGGCCGTCGGCGCGCATCACGCGACAGGATTGGGTCCTGAACGGCGATGGGCGCCTGACGCCGCGGCCGCCGGGCGCGACTCGTGAGGCGGCGGCCGACCCGCAGGCGGGTGCGGACCAAACGCGACTGGACCTGCAATCGCCGCAGACCGTGGGCATTGCCGGCGGTGAATGGTGCGCCTATGGCACCGGCGGTTACGGCCCGCAATTTCCCGCCGATCAGCGGCAGGACGATGCCCGCAGTCTGGTGTTCGAGAGCGAGCCCCTGCAGGAGCGGGTTGAGATCCTCGGTCAGCCACGGGTCCGCCTGCGTCTGGCGGTGGACCGGCCGGCGGCGTTCGTCGCCGTGCGCCTGAACGATGTGCATACCGACGGCAGCGTGTCGCGGGCCAGTTTCGGCGTGCTCAACCTGACCCACCGCAACGGCTCTGAATCACCGCAAGCGATTGAGCCGGGTGAAACCATGACGGTGGATGTCAAGCTGAACGACATCGCCTATGCCTTCGAGGCCGGGCATCGCATTCGCTTTGCCATTTCGACCACCTACTGGCCGATGATCTGGCCGTCACCCGAACCGGTGACCCTCAGCCTGTGGGCCGGCGCCAGCCATCTCAGCCTGCCGCTCCGGCCGGCGCGGCCGGCGGATAGCGAGCTGGACCTGGGTGAGCCGGTGGTGCTGGCGGGAATGGCCGGCGAGGCGCTGGAGGCGCCGTCGGGTGAGCGGGTGCTACATCACGACTTTGGCGACGACACGGTGGTGATCGAGGCATCGGAGAATGCCGGCCGCTTCCGCATTGGCGATACCGGCACGGAGCTGTCCGGGGAGCAGAGCGAGCGCTTTGAGATCCGCGAGGGCGATCCGCTGTCCTGCGCCAGCGAAATCACCAAGACCATGGCCTTTCATCGCGACGGCTGGACAATCCATGTGGAGGCTACGGCAGCGTTGACCGCGACGGTGGATAGCTGGTTGCTGAAGGGCCACATCCGGGTGACGGAAGGCGACAAGGTGGTGTTCGAAAAAATCTATGACTGCCCGACGCCGCGCGACCACTGCTAG